Below is a window of Camelina sativa cultivar DH55 chromosome 11, Cs, whole genome shotgun sequence DNA.
tatctggcTTATGCTGCTTCCACAAATCTCCCAAATATCCTTCTGTCAGATCCAccccaatgccctgacagttccaactcaaaATCTTCACGTTCGAGCCGGCGGTTTCGGGAGAGCCCCCATCCCTTTCTTGCTTGGACGACCCCCATCCGAAGGTTTACCGTCCACTTTATTAGTACCCGATTTCCCCAGCTGCTTCTGTTTATGTCCATCACCTGCAGGTTTAGACAAGGCCTTAGCAAGTAAGCGTTTCCCTGGAGAAGCCAAAACCACAGGAACTACTCTAGTACTACACGCATTCCTTCTACCATATGAACTAAACGTACTCCCCTTTTGACCACTTGTATCACCAAAAGTAAGAACTGCCAATGCACTATTAACAACCCCCACGGCTAAATCCAGCGAAtcagaattaataattttacctTGTGGACCACTTCCAGACTTATCCTGAACGTCGAGCCCTTGATCACCTTGGATATCAGCTCCGTGACTAGGGTGTGAGTCAGCTCCCTGGACAGGAGGGACGACCTCGTCCTGAGCACCATTGTGATCGCCCTTATCAGTATCACCAAACTCACCATCCTCCAAGAGATCATCGTTTTCAACCTCGAAATCCATATCTAGAGACGCCCCCGCATCCCCCTTAGTATCACTTCCCTCCTGATCCCTAGCCTCTTGCAGAACATGGTTGCCAGAATCACCCAAATTGGCATCGAGACCCAGAAAAGCCTGCTTCGCAGCTGAGGCCTGTTTCACTTTAAACAAAGGTTTGGGCCAAGCTGGCCCAGTACCCTTTCTGTTTAAATGAAACCCGGAGCCCTTTCCCGATGACTCGCCACTTCCCTTTTGAAAGCCACGGCGAAATCCATCATCAGTAACAACCTCACCGAAGTTTCTCCTTTGACCCCAAGCCAAACCCTGCGAACGCTCATACTGTCTCGGACCGTGAGGACCACTACCACCAAAAAGTTGCTGCGGAAAGTAACCCTGATCACCATAATCCGCAGACTGAAAGTCTAGAGCACGCttagcctgttttctaggtTTTTCCCAACCCCCAGCGTTGTGATGTTGTTCCTGTTTGACTCCATGGAGATGCCTTTGACCACCCCTACTCTCCATCTTCTCAGCAGGACCTTGACCCGATCCAACCTTGAGCAACTCTGGACAGACTTTTGAGTCATGCGTAATTCGAGAGCAATGATCACAAACACCTGTTAACTGACTCCTCATCAACCTCTTGGATCTTCCCAATCTTCTTACCAATGGCTTCTAATGTAGCCACCTCCCACAGATGCATAGGTATTCCTGACACCTTAACCCAGAAGTTTATCACCGACGGATAAGAGGAGGAAATGACTGGCTCCCAACGCACAAGAGACACCATCCAACTATCAAAATGGTATGGTCCATTCTGAAGAACAGACAAAAGATCCTCTTCATCCTCGAAATTGAACTGGAAGACGCCTTGTCCAAGGTCTGCTCCCACAACCTTCTCCTCTAGTTTCCAAATTTTGGGGAAGTTAGCAATCAGAGACTCCATGTTCTGACAGGCAGGATTCATTAGCCTCCCAATGAGCGTCATTGAGAACTGCTGGATTCTCTGGGCCAAAACTGAATTGGAAATCGTCACAGTTTCCGTGCGGACCAGAGATAATTTACCCTTGTTGAGAGCTAGTTGAGCCATGGTTCGCCGCAAAAAGAAAACGTAAGGACCTCCCTCGAATAAAACACAGAAAGAATGAAATGAGTATAGCCGCTGAAGAAGCAATAAACAGAGAGACCAAAGAGACGTAATTACTGAGCAAAACCCACACCAAAACCTAAATACCTTATCAACTGTCCTCAACTCATAAGCGGAAGCAAATCGAATCAAATATATCCCAATAATGAACCGTATCAAAGCCAGTCGGAATCTCAATCCTGAGATACGAGACAAATCTTGAGATACTCCAGTCCTCCAGATTCCATAACTACCGTCGACTATCCGATCACAATCAAATCTCCATCCGCTAATCATCAGTAAATAGAAAGAAGACCACCATATAATCTTTTTCATAAAGCCCCGATACGATATCTCCATCTTCAATACCGACGCAACCAAAAACAGATccgaaatcaaaatcaaaatcaaatcttcaGACTCGATACTTCCAATAACCCCAAATCGATTGGATATAgccaaccaaaccaaatctcCAAATCCCGATCGTATCGAATCCTCTTTGAAGAAACTAAGATCCGATACCAGTATAGGGTTTGCATTAAGAGTCGGAATCAGACATCCGGTCTGACTCCCCTGACCCTCACCACCCAGAGAACGAGAAAGACCCTCTTTCCGTCTCCAAAACCCATCGTAACCAAACATTCAAAAAACCGAACTAGTCGTCATCGAAATCGCCGTAAATTCTAATTGCGACAGATCcatccaattcataattttacaagAGCATATTTACAACTTTTTGTGTGCAATTAActgatttttagaaatttttggGCTGGCtttcacaaatttaatttgGTGCTATTAGCTGTAGTTATAGTTAGagaaattaaattagtaatCCAAAAACCACATTTTCTTACAGACATAAGTTATGCAATTCTCATTCAATATAAGTTTGAAGTATATAACAAGTTTAAGATGAGAAATGCTTGATGAAATAACTATATGAAGAAAATACTTAGTCGCTCAGTCAAAAGAGAACACCACATATCATAATAACATATATGTcttgtaaagatttttttttttgttaaaaatgtcttgtaaagatatataaaaaacatactGAAATGGTGTAAATTAGAAGTTgctttaaaacagaaaaatgatagatagatagagagatacATAGATCTATTTCCTCATATGATACTTAGAAAATATCTTGAGGAAAGAAATTACCCTCATCGGATATTACTCCCACCATTGCATCAGATCCTTTAGACTGTCATTCACTGGTTCACAAAGCTCTGTAGCATAATTTTTCCATGTAAACATCTCTGGCGTCGGAACATAATATGATGTTGTAGGCGCATTGACTAATGGTTGGTTGGTCTGCATGCTAGCGTCAATTGTCTGCATGCCAGCATCCATGGTCTGCGTGCCAGCGTCAATTGTCTGTGTGCGAACGTCAATTATATGTGTCCCACCATCCATGTTCGAATCCGACTCCTCAAAGAACATATCTTTATACTCATCGTCATCCTCGGTATTTGTCGTTTCACCATCGGTTTCAGTGGTCTTGGAAAGATTATCGTTATTGATTATGACATACCTTACGTAGTTTTCGAGGATGTTATTATGAGCAAGGTTGAGATTTTCACCACTTTGTTTTTGCACCCGACGCATTGTAGTGTTCCAGTGGTTCTTAATACAGTTGGGACTTCTTCCCGGGAGTTCTTGTGCGATTTTTACCCATTTCGTACCAACTACCTTGTGTAGTTCAATCAgtatttgatcttcttctttactccaAGCAGCATCCTGAAATcacatattacaaatttatatatacataaatggCACCCatattttttgtatgtatatatctaaatgacttctttttttttattgatggaAGTAAAGGTAAACGGTACAAGGACGCAcaactgtgaaaaaaaaaattgcaaattcATTTCGCATTCAATTTCATATTAATTGTAAGTATTATAATGTGTATCACTTAATTACGaacttttgtaaacaaaaaaaataatcaagatGATGCAACATGATTTAATCGTAAccttatatatacacacatataagttgtaattattattattattatatattttatattaatatttgaaattaagaaaattggAAGA
It encodes the following:
- the LOC104724399 gene encoding uncharacterized protein LOC104724399 isoform X2; its protein translation is MRSQLTGVCDHCSRITHDSKVCPELLKVGSGQGPAEKMESRGGQRHLHGVKQEQHHNAGGWEKPRKQAKRALDFQSADYGDQGYFPQQLFGGSGPHGPRQYERSQGLAWGQRRNFGEVVTDDGFRRGFQKGSGESSGKGSGFHLNRKGTGPAWPKPLFKVKQASAAKQAFLGLDANLGDSGNHVLQEARDQEGSDTKGDAGASLDMDFEVENDDLLEDGEFGDTDKGDHNGAQDEVVPPVQGADSHPSHGADIQGDQGLDVQDKSGSGPQGDGHKQKQLGKSGTNKVDGKPSDGGRPSKKGMGALPKPPART
- the LOC104724399 gene encoding uncharacterized protein LOC104724399 isoform X1 → MRSQLTGVCDHCSRITHDSKVCPELLKVGSGQGPAEKMESRGGQRHLHGVKQEQHHNAGGWEKPRKQAKRALDFQSADYGDQGYFPQQLFGGSGPHGPRQYERSQGLAWGQRRNFGEVVTDDGFRRGFQKGSGESSGKGSGFHLNRKGTGPAWPKPLFKVKQASAAKQAFLGLDANLGDSGNHVLQEARDQEGSDTKGDAGASLDMDFEVENDDLLEDGEFGDTDKGDHNGAQDEVVPPVQGADSHPSHGADIQGDQGLDVQDKSGSGPQGKIINSDSLDLAVGVVNSALAVLTFGDTSGQKGSTFSSYGRRNACSTRVVPVVLASPGKRLLAKALSKPAGDGHKQKQLGKSGTNKVDGKPSDGGRPSKKGMGALPKPPART